From a single Cytophagales bacterium WSM2-2 genomic region:
- a CDS encoding membrane protein: MDKFYKSLALLFLCSSVVFAQTKISGNVKDDKGAGMAGVNIIVKGKVIGTISDADGNYSLSISDSPPFTLQFSFVGYKTQDVAITNQSTVDIKMEETSILGQEVVVSASRVEEKIMESPVSIEKMGILAVQNTASDNYYKGIANLKGVDVTTSSINFQIINTRGFGSTGNTRFVQLTDGMDTQAPALNFPIGNLNGPSELDVESVELIPGAASALYGPNAFNGMLLVNSKNAFEYQGLSAYFKQGVNHVGSNADAPTSPMYDGAIRYAKSFNNKFAFKVNFAYMQANDWHGTDATDRNIARTPAGFSFNPGADKLHYMGDEASINLAIFPLSSSWRLFADNAGGSGSTAYNNVFDVPTHTTALTYAAAGDLPSIVASVTPYKEKDLISYDAKNMKANVGLYYRLNDKMELSYLFNGGYGTSVYTGAQRYSLKNFGIEQHRLQLRGDNFYVRAYGTFEDSGDSYITEFLAKRINDLAVSAGNPVFSDVSGYLATYGTEYLRYLYNHGLQPGQINSLSDAQLAAQTGMNRLQIQEAANVYARQTVDDKFILNPNSPQFQQLKAQAMNGTVPNGPRFQDHTRMYHGEFQYDFKNLIQSIELIAGGSFRQYDLRSNGTIFADKDAPIKITEYGAYLSAAKWFSDRKLKLSASGRYDKNLNFAGRFNPRVSALYKLGENSNIRLSYQTGFRIPSTQAQHIDLSILTSRLLGGLPQYASKYNVLRTSDTGQNLSFEGNSVVDYSSGVFNAGATQAAIGDPVNVSKLQQYTWNPVKPEKVQNIEIGFKSLVDNRLLIDVNYYYNIYNDFITQTNFRIADQFTSDISKQNTPGYSYNASSALDGTPNYATLLNGTALALNSQGQITGNSGSIYTNYTSQITGQGSAAGLTYSFRKGYTLSGNYNWNKLINQPDPNKFQSEFNTPEHKFNVSFGNRKVKDNIGFNITWRWQTSFYWQSSFTTPANGFVPAFQTTDAQITYRLPQIKSVVKVGGSNIFNLKYFQSLGGPNIGAIYYVCVTFDQMFK, translated from the coding sequence ATGGATAAATTCTACAAGAGTTTAGCTCTGCTATTTTTATGCAGTTCAGTCGTTTTTGCCCAGACCAAGATCTCCGGTAATGTGAAAGATGATAAAGGTGCCGGAATGGCCGGGGTGAACATCATTGTAAAAGGAAAAGTGATCGGTACGATCAGTGACGCAGACGGAAATTACTCACTTTCAATTAGTGACAGCCCACCCTTTACTCTACAGTTTTCATTTGTTGGTTATAAAACTCAGGATGTAGCTATCACTAACCAATCCACAGTTGATATAAAAATGGAAGAGACGAGCATCTTGGGACAGGAAGTGGTTGTTTCAGCATCGAGGGTTGAAGAAAAAATAATGGAATCTCCCGTATCAATCGAGAAGATGGGAATTCTTGCTGTACAAAATACTGCATCAGACAATTACTACAAAGGTATTGCCAACCTCAAAGGCGTAGATGTAACAACCAGTAGTATTAATTTTCAGATCATCAACACACGTGGATTCGGTTCAACCGGAAATACTCGTTTTGTTCAGCTTACCGATGGTATGGATACACAAGCTCCTGCCCTGAATTTTCCGATTGGAAACCTGAATGGTCCTTCCGAGCTTGACGTGGAAAGTGTTGAATTAATTCCGGGAGCCGCCTCCGCATTGTACGGTCCTAATGCCTTTAACGGAATGTTGTTGGTGAACAGTAAAAACGCATTTGAATACCAGGGCTTGAGTGCCTATTTCAAGCAAGGTGTTAACCATGTGGGAAGTAATGCTGACGCTCCTACCTCTCCGATGTACGATGGCGCGATTCGCTACGCCAAATCATTCAACAACAAATTTGCCTTCAAGGTGAATTTCGCCTACATGCAAGCCAACGACTGGCATGGAACCGATGCAACTGACAGGAATATTGCAAGAACTCCGGCTGGATTTAGTTTTAATCCCGGAGCAGATAAATTGCACTATATGGGAGATGAAGCTTCCATCAACCTTGCCATCTTTCCACTAAGTTCAAGCTGGCGTTTATTTGCAGACAATGCAGGAGGATCAGGGTCGACTGCTTACAACAATGTATTCGATGTTCCCACGCATACTACTGCGCTTACGTACGCTGCTGCTGGAGATTTGCCGAGTATCGTTGCTTCAGTAACTCCCTACAAGGAAAAAGACCTGATCAGTTATGACGCAAAAAACATGAAAGCCAATGTGGGCCTTTATTACCGCCTTAATGACAAAATGGAGTTGAGCTACCTCTTCAATGGCGGGTATGGAACAAGTGTGTACACGGGAGCACAACGCTATTCTCTAAAGAATTTTGGCATCGAACAGCATCGCTTGCAATTGCGTGGTGATAATTTTTACGTTCGTGCTTATGGGACGTTTGAAGATTCGGGAGATTCGTATATCACAGAATTCCTGGCCAAGCGTATCAATGACCTTGCAGTAAGTGCAGGCAATCCGGTATTCAGTGATGTTTCGGGTTACCTGGCTACCTACGGAACGGAATATCTGAGGTATCTGTACAATCATGGCCTCCAGCCTGGCCAAATCAACAGTTTGAGCGATGCGCAATTAGCGGCTCAAACCGGAATGAACAGATTGCAAATTCAGGAAGCCGCCAACGTATATGCACGGCAAACAGTTGATGATAAATTTATCCTTAATCCCAATTCACCACAATTTCAGCAACTCAAAGCGCAAGCAATGAATGGAACCGTACCTAACGGACCACGCTTTCAAGACCATACTCGCATGTATCACGGTGAGTTTCAGTATGATTTCAAGAACCTGATTCAGTCGATAGAGCTGATTGCTGGCGGAAGTTTCCGTCAATATGATCTTCGTTCTAACGGAACCATTTTCGCTGATAAGGACGCTCCTATTAAGATTACTGAATATGGTGCCTACCTTTCCGCTGCCAAGTGGTTCAGCGACAGGAAACTGAAACTGTCTGCATCTGGTCGTTATGATAAGAATCTGAATTTTGCAGGAAGATTTAACCCTCGTGTTTCGGCACTGTATAAACTCGGAGAGAACTCCAACATTCGTCTCTCCTATCAAACAGGATTTCGGATTCCTTCTACGCAAGCCCAGCACATTGATCTGAGCATCCTTACATCCAGACTACTTGGGGGACTTCCTCAATACGCCAGTAAGTATAATGTTCTAAGAACTTCCGACACCGGGCAAAATCTTTCGTTCGAAGGAAATTCCGTTGTCGATTATTCCTCGGGAGTATTTAATGCCGGTGCAACGCAAGCTGCTATTGGCGATCCGGTCAACGTAAGCAAACTGCAACAGTATACCTGGAACCCCGTGAAACCTGAAAAAGTGCAGAATATTGAAATCGGTTTCAAGAGCCTTGTTGATAATCGCCTTCTTATTGATGTAAACTATTATTACAACATCTACAACGATTTCATTACTCAAACCAATTTCAGGATTGCCGATCAATTCACTTCGGATATTTCAAAGCAAAATACACCCGGTTATTCTTACAACGCATCCAGTGCACTCGATGGTACACCGAATTATGCTACGCTGCTTAACGGAACAGCCTTAGCTCTTAACTCACAAGGCCAGATTACGGGGAATTCCGGTTCGATTTATACGAATTACACAAGTCAGATAACGGGGCAAGGATCTGCAGCCGGATTGACTTATAGCTTTAGGAAGGGTTATACACTGAGCGGTAACTACAATTGGAATAAGTTGATCAATCAACCCGATCCAAATAAATTCCAATCCGAGTTCAATACGCCAGAGCATAAATTCAATGTGTCATTCGGAAACAGGAAAGTGAAAGACAATATTGGATTTAATATCACCTGGAGGTGGCAGACTTCTTTCTACTGGCAGTCATCTTTTACAACTCCTGCCAATGGATTTGTACCAGCCTTCCAGACTACCGATGCACAGATTACTTACCGACTGCCTCAAATCAAGTCAGTTGTTAAGGTGGGTGGCTCTAATATTTTTAACCTGAAATATTTCCAGAGTCTTGGAGGCCCGAATATCGGAGCTATTTATTACGTATGCGTTACGTTCGATCAAATGTTTAAATAG
- the gldC gene encoding gliding motility protein GldC yields MKKSEINFKIELDASNVPEKIQWDASDKPETGFSDTKSISISLWDHVQKNTLRIDLWTKEMPVNEMKRFYIDCLGGLAQSVLTSTGDERMATEINSLCEKLAVHVQKTEN; encoded by the coding sequence ATGAAAAAATCAGAAATCAATTTTAAAATAGAACTTGACGCAAGCAACGTTCCCGAAAAAATTCAATGGGATGCATCGGACAAACCAGAAACAGGTTTCTCAGATACCAAATCAATCAGCATCTCTTTGTGGGATCATGTTCAAAAAAATACATTACGCATTGACCTGTGGACGAAAGAAATGCCGGTGAATGAAATGAAACGATTTTATATCGATTGCCTGGGTGGTCTTGCCCAGAGTGTACTCACTTCCACCGGTGACGAACGCATGGCCACAGAGATCAATTCGCTATGCGAAAAATTAGCTGTGCATGTTCAAAAAACCGAAAACTGA
- the atoA gene encoding succinyl-CoA--3-ketoacid-CoA transferase, whose product MLDKVGIAKRISQEVKDGMYINLGIGIPTLVANYIPKNINVVLQSENGLLGIGPFPKDNEVDPDLINAGKQTITMMPGSALFSSAESFGMIRSGKVDLTILGAMEVSESGDIANWKVPGKMVKGMGGAMDLVASAKNIIVAMQHCSKDGASKLLKKCTLPITGLKCVKKIVSDMAVLDVLPQGAFRLLERAPGISVDQIKNATEGKLIIEGEIPEMKLN is encoded by the coding sequence ATGTTGGATAAGGTCGGAATCGCGAAAAGAATATCGCAAGAAGTAAAAGACGGAATGTACATCAACCTGGGGATCGGAATTCCTACGCTTGTTGCCAATTACATTCCTAAGAACATCAATGTCGTTCTTCAATCGGAAAACGGTTTACTTGGCATCGGGCCGTTCCCCAAAGACAACGAAGTTGACCCGGATTTGATCAATGCTGGAAAGCAAACTATCACCATGATGCCTGGCAGCGCATTATTTTCTTCGGCAGAAAGTTTTGGTATGATCCGAAGTGGAAAAGTAGACCTCACTATTCTTGGTGCAATGGAAGTTTCCGAATCTGGAGACATTGCCAACTGGAAAGTGCCAGGCAAAATGGTGAAGGGTATGGGCGGTGCCATGGATTTGGTGGCATCCGCAAAGAATATAATTGTTGCGATGCAGCATTGCAGTAAAGATGGAGCATCGAAACTTCTCAAGAAATGTACGTTGCCGATTACAGGCCTGAAATGCGTAAAGAAAATCGTCAGCGATATGGCGGTACTGGATGTTCTTCCTCAGGGCGCATTCAGGTTGCTTGAACGCGCACCTGGAATTTCTGTAGACCAAATCAAAAATGCTACTGAAGGGAAACTCATTATCGAGGGAGAAATTCCGGAAATGAAACTGAATTGA
- the atoD gene encoding succinyl-CoA--3-ketoacid-CoA transferase produces the protein MIDKRVKDADDAVRDIPDNAVLMLGGFGLCGIPENSITALLRKGVKGLTCISNNAGVDDFGIGLLLKTRQVKKMISSYVGENAEFERQLLSGELEVELIPQGTLAERCRAGGAGIPAFFTPAGVGTEVAEGKETREFDGKIYLMESWLRADFSIVKAWKGDTSGNLVFRGTARNFNPMMATAGNITIAEVEELVPVGELNPNEIHTPGIFVHRIFQGKNYEKRIEQRTITK, from the coding sequence ATGATAGACAAAAGAGTAAAGGATGCAGATGATGCCGTTCGTGACATTCCTGACAATGCAGTCCTAATGCTGGGCGGGTTTGGATTATGTGGCATCCCCGAAAATTCAATCACAGCACTGCTGCGAAAAGGCGTTAAGGGTCTCACTTGTATCTCCAACAATGCAGGTGTAGACGATTTTGGAATTGGCCTTCTCTTAAAAACGCGGCAGGTTAAAAAAATGATCTCCTCCTATGTAGGTGAAAATGCTGAGTTTGAGCGCCAGTTGCTCAGTGGAGAACTTGAAGTAGAATTGATCCCCCAGGGCACGTTGGCCGAACGCTGTCGTGCAGGCGGTGCAGGCATCCCTGCCTTCTTCACTCCTGCCGGAGTTGGCACAGAGGTGGCCGAAGGAAAAGAGACACGCGAGTTTGATGGAAAGATTTATCTGATGGAATCATGGCTGCGTGCCGATTTTTCAATTGTAAAAGCCTGGAAAGGCGACACCTCAGGTAATCTTGTGTTTCGTGGTACCGCACGAAATTTTAATCCTATGATGGCAACAGCAGGGAACATTACTATTGCCGAAGTTGAAGAGCTTGTTCCGGTCGGTGAATTGAATCCAAACGAAATTCATACTCCTGGAATTTTTGTTCATCGGATTTTTCAAGGGAAGAACTATGAAAAAAGAATTGAGCAGAGAACGATTACTAAATGA
- the ribF gene encoding riboflavin biosynthesis protein, producing MKIYHSLEDFSRLSNAVVTSGTFDGVHLGHQKILHRLKEVAAQNSGETVVITYWPHPQMVLHPENTSLKLLNTFEEKAELLKAEGIQHLLRIAFTKEFSQLTSLDFIQKILIQTIGTKKLVIGYDHRFGHNREGSFEQLKINAPAYGFEVEEIPRQDVDHISVSSSKIRKALESTDLVTATQLLGRPYSLTGQVVKGDKLGRVLGYPTANIDVDSHYKLIPADGIYAVTVKYEQRFFKGMLYIGPRPTVNGAKRVIEVNIFNFKEEIYGESLTVYFHQLLRGDKKFNDLEELKVQLHTDKIESEKILQNITFAKL from the coding sequence ATGAAAATTTACCATAGTCTTGAAGATTTTAGTCGTCTCAGCAACGCTGTCGTGACCAGCGGAACATTTGATGGTGTGCACTTGGGCCATCAAAAAATACTTCATAGACTGAAGGAGGTCGCTGCACAAAATTCAGGTGAGACCGTGGTCATCACTTATTGGCCTCATCCACAAATGGTGTTACATCCTGAAAATACCTCGTTAAAACTTCTCAATACGTTTGAAGAGAAAGCCGAGTTATTGAAAGCGGAAGGAATACAACACTTGCTTCGCATTGCTTTCACGAAAGAATTTTCCCAGCTAACCTCACTCGATTTCATCCAAAAGATTCTCATCCAGACAATCGGTACAAAAAAACTAGTGATTGGCTACGACCATCGCTTTGGCCACAATCGCGAGGGAAGCTTCGAGCAATTAAAGATTAATGCACCGGCTTACGGGTTCGAGGTGGAAGAAATCCCACGGCAGGATGTTGATCATATCAGTGTCAGTTCATCCAAAATCCGGAAAGCACTCGAGAGCACTGACCTTGTTACAGCAACACAATTACTCGGCAGACCCTACTCGCTCACCGGTCAAGTAGTGAAGGGCGATAAACTTGGACGCGTGTTAGGTTATCCAACAGCCAATATTGATGTCGATTCGCATTATAAACTCATTCCTGCGGATGGCATTTATGCCGTAACCGTAAAATACGAGCAGCGGTTTTTCAAGGGAATGCTGTACATCGGGCCACGCCCCACCGTGAATGGCGCAAAGCGAGTGATCGAAGTCAACATCTTCAATTTTAAAGAAGAAATTTATGGCGAAAGCCTGACTGTGTATTTTCATCAACTACTTCGTGGAGATAAAAAATTCAATGACCTTGAAGAACTGAAAGTCCAACTCCACACAGACAAGATTGAGTCCGAGAAGATTTTACAAAACATTACTTTTGCAAAATTATGA
- the truB gene encoding tRNA pseudouridine synthase B, with protein MEQAGQVLLINKPLGWTSFDVVNKLRYRLKTKKVGHAGTLDPLATGLLIICTGKLTKRIDEFQAQEKEYTGKLILGQSTPSHDLETPVSESQDISNIDEQAIHSAVLKFIGTIQQVPPLHSAIKVNGKRAYELARKGKEAELKPREITIREFEITSIDKPSVTFRVVCSKGTYIRSLVRDFGLALGTVAYLAELCRTRIGEFKLTNALTIDQLPELPLPTNENLP; from the coding sequence ATGGAACAGGCAGGGCAGGTTTTGCTGATCAACAAACCGTTGGGATGGACATCGTTTGATGTCGTAAATAAATTGCGCTATAGACTTAAAACAAAAAAGGTTGGCCATGCAGGTACGTTAGATCCTCTGGCCACGGGCTTATTGATCATATGTACAGGTAAACTGACTAAGCGCATTGACGAGTTTCAAGCGCAAGAAAAGGAGTACACCGGAAAACTGATACTAGGTCAGTCTACTCCCTCACATGATCTGGAGACACCTGTAAGCGAGTCACAGGATATTTCCAACATTGATGAGCAAGCCATTCACTCGGCCGTTTTAAAATTCATTGGAACAATTCAGCAGGTTCCCCCACTGCACTCAGCAATCAAAGTAAACGGAAAAAGAGCCTATGAATTGGCACGCAAAGGAAAAGAAGCCGAACTCAAACCACGGGAAATAACGATCCGTGAATTCGAGATCACTTCTATTGATAAGCCCTCGGTTACATTTAGAGTTGTATGTTCCAAGGGTACATACATCCGGAGCCTTGTTCGTGATTTTGGGCTGGCGCTGGGCACGGTCGCTTATCTTGCGGAACTCTGTCGGACGCGAATCGGTGAATTTAAATTAACAAATGCACTGACAATCGATCAGCTGCCTGAATTACCTTTGCCAACCAATGAAAATTTACCATAG
- the uppP gene encoding undecaprenyl-diphosphatase: protein MSVGEAIVLAIVEGITEFLPVSSTGHMIIVSSFMGIASDPFVKTFTVAIQLGAIVSVLVLYWKRFFQSINFYIKLLVAFLPAAIIGFVLNDYIDALLERVEVVAIMLILGGIVFLYLDKIFNKKTEEQSEPSIPSALKIGFFQCIAMIPGVSRSAATILGGLTQKLSAKSAAEFSFFLAVPTMFAATAYKLYKYYKVGNSFSQSELLNLGIGNAIAFIVALLAIRSLMLVVSKYGFKFFGYYRIAVGVIILALYYSGASLAIF from the coding sequence ATGTCTGTTGGTGAGGCTATTGTACTGGCCATTGTAGAGGGCATTACCGAGTTTTTGCCCGTCTCCTCCACCGGCCACATGATTATTGTGTCTTCTTTTATGGGAATCGCTTCAGACCCTTTTGTGAAGACATTTACCGTAGCGATTCAGTTGGGTGCTATTGTATCTGTTTTGGTCTTGTATTGGAAAAGATTCTTTCAATCCATCAATTTCTATATCAAGCTTCTTGTAGCGTTTCTTCCTGCAGCGATCATCGGTTTTGTACTCAATGACTACATTGATGCACTGCTTGAACGTGTGGAAGTCGTTGCCATTATGTTGATCCTTGGCGGGATTGTATTCTTGTACCTCGATAAAATCTTCAACAAAAAAACGGAAGAGCAATCTGAACCTTCCATTCCTTCAGCTCTCAAGATTGGTTTTTTTCAATGTATCGCGATGATTCCCGGAGTGTCGCGCTCTGCAGCTACCATTCTAGGCGGACTCACACAAAAATTATCGGCTAAATCCGCTGCAGAATTCTCTTTTTTCCTCGCGGTCCCTACCATGTTTGCTGCTACCGCCTATAAACTGTACAAGTATTATAAAGTCGGAAATTCATTTTCACAGTCCGAGCTTTTGAATTTGGGCATTGGCAATGCCATAGCTTTCATCGTAGCCCTTTTGGCGATACGGTCACTAATGTTGGTAGTATCCAAATACGGATTTAAATTCTTTGGCTATTACCGGATTGCGGTAGGCGTCATTATTCTCGCGCTATATTATTCTGGGGCAAGTCTGGCCATATTCTAA
- a CDS encoding cell division protein FtsX translates to MNQEVKFKGSKKKLGSYPSVSVVFSITLALFAIGVFGALVIYSKELEKIVKENIRVQVYLNSRVTKEEREKIGKQLALKSFVLKTNDAVKFVSKEEAEKEFIRETGENFKKFLGENPLHDAYLLQVGELYQSKASLMGIKQEVEKMAGVFQVDYKENLIESINQNITRIGLILMGLVAVLLVIVVLLINNTLRLALFSQRFLIRSMQLVGAKKWFIQRPFLFRASIHGLFSGVIASGMLVGLISFATKRIEELKLVQNNDRLLILMASLLLLGLIVAVVSSYRAVNKYLKLSLDELY, encoded by the coding sequence ATGAACCAGGAAGTAAAATTCAAAGGAAGCAAGAAAAAGCTCGGCAGCTACCCTTCCGTCAGTGTGGTATTCAGTATTACCCTTGCCCTTTTCGCCATTGGTGTTTTCGGTGCTCTTGTGATCTATTCAAAGGAGCTCGAGAAAATTGTGAAGGAGAATATCCGGGTACAGGTTTATCTCAACAGTCGTGTTACCAAGGAAGAACGGGAGAAAATCGGAAAGCAGTTGGCTCTAAAGTCATTTGTCTTGAAAACGAATGATGCCGTCAAGTTTGTTTCCAAGGAGGAGGCGGAGAAGGAATTCATCCGGGAAACGGGCGAAAATTTCAAGAAATTCCTGGGCGAAAACCCTTTGCACGATGCCTACCTATTGCAAGTCGGTGAACTTTATCAAAGCAAAGCAAGCCTGATGGGTATAAAGCAAGAAGTAGAAAAAATGGCCGGCGTTTTCCAGGTGGACTATAAGGAAAACCTGATCGAATCCATTAATCAGAACATTACCAGGATCGGATTAATACTCATGGGTCTTGTTGCTGTTTTGCTTGTTATCGTAGTTCTATTGATCAACAACACCCTCCGACTCGCTTTATTTTCACAACGCTTTCTCATTCGAAGCATGCAGCTGGTGGGCGCCAAAAAGTGGTTCATTCAAAGACCGTTTCTCTTCAGAGCATCTATTCACGGCTTGTTTTCCGGTGTCATAGCATCGGGAATGCTGGTGGGGCTGATTTCATTCGCTACCAAAAGGATTGAAGAGCTCAAGTTGGTTCAGAACAATGATCGCCTTTTGATACTAATGGCATCCCTGCTCCTGCTGGGTTTGATCGTGGCAGTTGTCAGTTCTTACCGGGCGGTAAATAAATATTTAAAGCTATCTTTGGACGAACTTTACTAG
- a CDS encoding acyl-CoA thioesterase produces MPRKKKFPSESFTSMTELVLPNDTNTLNNLMGGRLMHWMDIVSAIAAQKHCNRVVVTASVDNISFRSPIQLGNVVTLRAKVTRAFSSSVEVRIDVEAEDVPAEKKFASNSAYFTFVAVDQSGRPIDVPEVEPQTDEEKESFNGALRRRQLRLILSGRMKPHEANELKSIFDI; encoded by the coding sequence ATGCCACGAAAAAAGAAATTCCCGAGCGAATCATTCACCAGCATGACTGAGTTGGTACTGCCCAACGACACGAACACACTTAACAATCTTATGGGTGGGCGACTGATGCATTGGATGGATATTGTATCAGCAATTGCTGCTCAAAAGCATTGCAATCGTGTCGTAGTCACCGCCTCTGTTGATAATATTTCGTTCCGCTCCCCCATCCAATTGGGAAATGTTGTGACATTGAGGGCAAAAGTGACACGTGCTTTTAGCTCATCAGTAGAGGTCCGAATTGATGTGGAGGCCGAAGATGTCCCGGCGGAAAAGAAGTTTGCCAGCAATTCGGCGTACTTCACATTTGTTGCCGTGGATCAAAGCGGTCGACCAATTGACGTGCCTGAAGTGGAGCCTCAAACGGATGAAGAAAAGGAATCATTTAATGGAGCATTGCGAAGAAGACAACTTCGATTGATCCTTTCCGGAAGGATGAAGCCACACGAAGCAAACGAGCTCAAGTCCATTTTTGATATTTAG
- a CDS encoding glucokinase, giving the protein MRELTVGIDIGGTSTKFGIVDREGNVLQQGNIPTTVHETFDDFFEAMATAIHESSSSLPSDSKLIGIGVGAANGNYYTGNIEHATNLKWKGILPLAKMFTERLGVPCILTNDANAAAVGEMVYGNARNMKDFIVITLGTGLGSGFVSNGLLLNGHHGIAGELGHTSVNPTGRFCNCGKRGCLETYVSATGIKRTVYKLLADHLEASELRGISFDNLNTKMITEAAHRGDIVANACFEYTGRILGMKLADTVVHTDPEAIFLFGGLSLAGDLIFKPTIKHMEANLMPVFRGKVKILPSALQNQAAPILGASSLVWDYFDKKQTLTIE; this is encoded by the coding sequence ATGAGAGAACTCACCGTTGGTATTGACATTGGAGGAACGAGTACAAAATTCGGGATTGTAGATCGCGAAGGAAATGTATTGCAACAAGGAAATATTCCCACCACTGTTCACGAGACTTTCGATGATTTCTTCGAAGCAATGGCAACAGCCATTCATGAGAGTTCATCGAGTCTTCCTTCTGATTCAAAACTCATTGGCATCGGTGTTGGGGCTGCCAACGGAAATTACTACACTGGCAATATTGAACATGCCACAAATCTGAAATGGAAAGGCATCCTTCCGCTGGCCAAAATGTTCACCGAAAGACTGGGGGTACCATGCATCCTCACGAATGACGCCAATGCCGCTGCGGTAGGCGAAATGGTGTATGGCAATGCACGTAACATGAAGGATTTCATTGTGATCACGCTTGGCACAGGCCTCGGAAGTGGGTTTGTAAGCAATGGCTTATTGCTCAATGGTCATCATGGAATTGCCGGTGAACTCGGACATACTTCCGTTAACCCAACGGGGCGCTTCTGCAATTGTGGTAAGCGCGGCTGTCTTGAAACTTATGTCTCGGCAACGGGAATCAAGCGAACTGTTTACAAATTACTGGCCGATCACCTGGAGGCAAGCGAACTGCGCGGAATAAGTTTTGATAACCTCAACACCAAAATGATTACCGAAGCCGCTCACCGTGGTGACATTGTTGCGAATGCGTGCTTTGAATACACGGGTAGAATTTTGGGAATGAAACTAGCCGACACTGTGGTACACACAGACCCTGAAGCAATATTTTTGTTTGGTGGCTTATCGCTTGCCGGAGATTTGATTTTCAAACCCACCATTAAACACATGGAAGCCAACCTGATGCCTGTCTTCCGGGGCAAAGTGAAAATACTTCCTTCGGCACTTCAGAATCAAGCCGCGCCAATCCTGGGAGCCAGCAGCCTCGTGTGGGATTATTTTGACAAGAAACAAACACTCACAATAGAGTAG
- the pfkA gene encoding ATP-dependent 6-phosphofructokinase, translating to MDTKISKIGVFTSGGDAPGMNAAIRAVVRTSIYYKKEVFGIMQGYDGMISGDIVKLGARSVGNIIQRGGTILKSARSQEFRTKEGRKKAFDNLKKNGIDALVAIGGDGTFAGLHVFYEEFGIPSICIPGTIDNDLAGTDYTIGFDTATNTAVEAIDKIRDTAISHNRLFFIEVMGRNSGYIAINCGIAGGAVATIIPEETMTLDELFEKLDEGGKTNKKSSLVVVAEGSKIGGAMDLAKKFAERNNYFDIKVTILGHLQRGGTPTYFDRVLASKMGVASVEGLIRGTNNAMVGIKNGLIVYNSFETITNSRHDIDEESLRIAKILSI from the coding sequence ATGGATACTAAAATCTCTAAGATCGGTGTTTTTACTTCGGGTGGCGATGCCCCTGGAATGAATGCTGCTATTCGTGCAGTTGTCCGTACTTCTATTTACTACAAGAAGGAAGTCTTCGGCATCATGCAAGGTTATGATGGCATGATTTCAGGAGACATTGTGAAGCTCGGTGCACGATCTGTCGGCAATATCATCCAGCGTGGCGGCACTATTTTGAAATCAGCGCGCAGCCAGGAATTCCGGACTAAGGAAGGTCGCAAGAAAGCGTTTGACAACTTGAAGAAAAACGGGATTGATGCTTTAGTCGCCATTGGCGGAGATGGAACATTTGCAGGACTTCATGTTTTTTATGAAGAGTTTGGAATTCCTTCCATCTGCATCCCGGGCACCATTGACAACGACCTGGCAGGAACAGATTATACTATTGGCTTCGACACTGCAACGAATACAGCAGTAGAGGCAATTGACAAAATCCGGGATACCGCGATTTCACACAATCGTCTTTTCTTCATTGAAGTAATGGGGAGAAATTCAGGATACATCGCCATCAACTGCGGCATTGCCGGTGGTGCTGTGGCTACGATCATTCCTGAAGAGACAATGACACTCGATGAGCTTTTCGAGAAACTGGATGAAGGCGGAAAGACCAACAAGAAATCAAGCTTGGTAGTTGTAGCCGAAGGTTCAAAAATCGGGGGGGCGATGGATTTGGCAAAGAAATTTGCGGAACGAAACAATTACTTCGATATCAAAGTCACTATCCTTGGTCACTTGCAACGCGGAGGAACCCCTACCTATTTCGACAGGGTGCTCGCCAGCAAAATGGGCGTGGCTTCGGTCGAGGGTTTGATCAGAGGTACTAACAACGCGATGGTAGGGATCAAAAATGGTCTCATCGTGTATAATAGCTTCGAAACCATCACCAATTCTCGTCACGATATAGACGAAGAATCACTTCGAATCGCAAAAATCCTTTCTATCTAA